The DNA segment ctATTCTATGCTAATGGATAGTATTTTTTTCCTTGTttggttttttaatttttgctaatagtgaaatgattaattaataaataaataactaataccttaattttttttttatagtctCAGCAGAATCAAGGGACCATGGAACTTCCAAATCAAGCACCGGAAGAAGGATCCTCACAACATCATCAGAAGAAGATGGGAAGAGGCAAGATTGAGATCAAGAGGATTGAAAACACTACCAACCGCCAAGTCACGTTCTGTAAGCGCCGCAACGGCTTGCTCAAGAAAGCTTATGAGCTCTCCGTCCTCTGTGACGCCGAGGTCGCCCTCGTCGTCTTCTCCAGCCGCGGCCGCCTCTACGAGTACGCCAACAACAGGttcattcaaattaaattcttttctaataaaaatttttttctctttttgtgtagtttttctttttcttgaaaatAAGTTGCAAATCTGTGTAATTAATAACtgagaagaaaataatgaaataatgTATATAGAAGGTGCAACACACACACTTGAAGTAGTTGATTATATGataaaagatgatgatgatgaagtaaGAAGAATCAGATCTATTCACAAATAATTAGGGTACACACAGATTCTTTCAGTTCTGGAATTTTAGCTTCTCTTGTGCAAcattctcttctctctttctctctctacacATGTCAGATACCAAAGTTCAAAAAGGTTTTCTTTTTCCAGTACAAATCTGTAAATAAtgcacttcttcttcttcttctcatcttcttcactcttccttctctctatatgctttaattaattaattaattagtgttTGCATGTCAGATCCGCAATTTAGAGTTAGGGTTTCACTTTTCACTTTTCCGCACAAGACAAAAATcaggattttattttattccgaCTAAATCACCAAATTTTGTACTAAGAATTCAACTAACTTGACCTAACTAGACCCAACTACCTGTGAAAGGAGCAACATTTAGGGTTCtttagtgatttttttttcactattattattcatattaggGTTTCATGCTCAAATATGGTTactgatttttttcttctcttgcaGCATTAATTCATAACCAATAAATAAGTTGTGACTTTAGGGTTATGGAAATTTCATGTGATTCCTCACTTTCTTGGATTTTTGTCCTTGCATATAGTGGAGGAATCATCATGGTTGCGGTTAGGGTTTATGGCAATTATCAATGCCCATACCTCACTGTCTCCACAAAAGAAATTTCAGGTGAATAAAgagttttgaaaaacattatccaaactaattaatttaattcttcACAGAgtgtattaaataaaacaaaagaatacggattattaattattattaaattgaaACATTAATTAATAAGAAAGAGCTAAAAGCAAAACCATGATATAAGAATGGATAAAAGCAAATCACTTCTCTCTCTTGATTGCTTTCATTTTTCTGGAAATATATTAAAGCTTCCTCATATTCCTGACGTCAATTTTTTACCTACTCTCAATTATGTAGTTTTGGACGTTTCAACAAAAcacaaagaattttttttaaaaaaaaaagttacacaGTTATAATAAGTTATTACTCttacacatttttatttttaatatttgattaacaatgatgtttttttttttaattgtgatctattgtgatatttttttaaaatgtgggATGATTTAATTTATAGAGTATAAATTAGACCGTCTAATTTTTAAGAAATACAGAAATCAAACCATccaatttttaaatacaaaaattaccaCGTTAAGACATAACACTCATCCTACTtccatattcaaattttttagccTGTTACACTTGTTTCACCAATTTGTGTCGGagagtaaaaaatatttagagagGGTAAACAAGAAGGGTAATAggagattaatttttaaaatgatttattaTGTGTTTATTGAGATAGCATGCACTTCTttttacttctttctctcttctgaTGAGTGCTACTGACACTGATTCTTTAGAAGGAAAAATACATACAACATGAGAGCAGAATATTGAAAGCGAaagaatttaatcaattttttttcctatAAATAGAGTGTGATTACagtgttatatatttataatactgAAATAcccttaaatttatttattagtagtAGTGTTGTACtttttttcaattagttctttTAAGTTTTTGTTTATAAAGGTCATTCTTTTTACctatatatacaatttttttttctttttaaacccttcaaatattatttcataaaaataatactagCTAGGTGATTATTCAGATAAAATACCTTctttacataattaaaaaatattaaataatttaataaatgtgattaaattatttaatataacatATGTCATCAtcatattagttattatttttatagtattccaagtacaaaaaaaaagtaaaatagtattatattatattagacTTGCAGGATTTGAATAGAAGTACTTACTAGTTTTACTAATAACTACTaagtatattaaatatataaatacgtACTTTGAGTCAATGGCATTGTCGAATCTTATGTTCCAGCGTGGCAGGGACAACCAATCAGAATCTCGAGAATATTAAGGTTGAGTCACAATAAGTTGTAGTAGCATTAGCATCTTCCTACTTGTCGTCATCTTAGTTATGCTACCTGCTAGAtgctatataattattaattaataaaaaataataatgttcaTTATCAACTTTGTTGGCTTCAATTATAATTTCAGCTCTTTTAAAGTTCAATATtatattgtttattattattactaattgATCTctgataattaataactaatattgATTTATATATAGCTAGTTTGTCACAACTTTATAACATCACATTaccctttaattttttatgattgtatAATTATTTGCAGTGTTAGAGGAACTATCGAAAGGTATAAGAAAGCAAGTGCTGCTTCCTCAAACACAGAATCTGTATCTGAAGCTAATACACaggtaaattatattattaattataatataatgatGTTATATATGTACGGGAATATAGAAAATTAAGTTTTGGTTAATTAATATTagctaaattttcttttaagttcataatttaggatttaaatttaaagatttataatttaaagtctaaacaatataataaaaaaaaactgaaaaaaaaattgaacacatgatataaaaaaaatgcacattattattagttttgaaATATAGAAGTCCATCCTTCTTAATGGGGCTCAAGGACTAGGTAggtcatcttttttttaatcactATTCGTTTAAGTTAgtgatttatattttatattcttaggactttattttgttatatatatacttaatattGTTTATAAATATCATTAGTTTTATCAGCAAGAATCGTCCAAACTAAGAAGACAGATTCGTGATATTCAAAATCTAAATAGGTGAGTTTTatttctttgttcttttatgaaaactaactaattcAATTCTATATTAATGTATGCAtccatattattaattaataactaatgaTGTTGAATTTGTTTTGATTTGCAGGCACATCCTTGGTGAAGCTCTTAGCTCCCTGAGCCTCAAGGAACTAAAGAACCTTGAGAGTAGATTGGAGAAAGGTTTAAGCAGAGTTCGATCTAGAAAGGTatagatattaaatataattaactaaTGATCACAATTAATTTAGGCCATTGTGATACATAATATCTGTTTTGTTAAAGAACTTGCTAATAATTAACAAGTACAATCAATTTGAATTTATCGAATAGTTAAATCAGTTGTCTGTTTGTGTAAGCATGGAGAGTTTTAATTTCGTTTTATATATGTCtcaatttattagttaatatcaaactcttaaataaggtgaaaatttaaattcagtCGATTTCAGTAAAGTTGATATCTAAGAActgttagataaaaaatttaatcaaataaattaaatcatctAATAGTTCTCATatattaacttcacgtgaagtcgactatACCTGGATTTTCATCcttaaataaagtttaaatttatagCAAATTAGTTTTTGATCTATCGAATTAGAAAtaaggtaaaaaataaaaaaaataattaataaatactttaatttGAATTGTTACATGTGGTTTAATTTGCCTATTCCTTTAACATTATTGTCCTTGTTCCAAATCCAAGTTGTTGATTTGTTTTTGATCCATGGTCTGACGTACGCATTCAAATTCTTGCTTGCAGCATGAAACGTTGTTTGCTGATGTGGAGTTCATGCAAAAGCGGGTACTTCTCATCAATAATACCATTCCCTAATAAAGatcttattataattattaattcattGTTTTTCCCTAAAGCTTAATAATTTACTATATTATGCGGACTAACTAAAAATTGGTTTAGTTAACATACAAAGCTATTAGTATTATTTACTactataattgaaattaaaaataaagatgaatctacaaaaaataaactcttgtgcaaatagttatataaaaaaatattatgtacaccttaaaaattaattaatatatatttatatataaatccaTTAATGTGCTATATTTTATGAAAGATTAATTTAATGATTGATTTTTTGTGCgtacataatataatatatagtttATACTTATACATGTGCAGGAAATTGAGCTGCAAAACCATAACAATTATCTGCGAGCTAAGGTCTGTTTGTTTGACTTTTCTTTCTTCCGTCCATAcatgaaattaattaatcatatgtgtcttcaattaattaattaattaattaattaattaatattatatatgcaGATAGCTGAACATGAGAGAgcacagcagcaacaacaacaggaACAAGAGCAGCAGAATTTGATGCATGGGAACATGTGTGAAGATCAGTCCACCATAGCGTCACAAACATATGACAGGAATTTCTTCCCAGTAAATCTCTTAGATTCCAATAATCATCAATATTCACGCCAAGATCACACTGCACTCCAGCTTGTGTAAGCACATTTAATTACTACTTAAATTATTCATATCCCTATCTAGCTACCTACTTAATTCTTAgttgaatcaaatttttattcatGCCAAACATAAACATAAAGCTAAGGGTCAAACAAGATAATAATTAAGTTCtgctaattattatataatttcagTAGTCTTAGGCTGAAAGAAGTATATAAATGATTTATGATTATATATCTTGAACATTTTTTatgtaaagttttttttttggatttttataaattttgtgtaattttttttatttgtcttgcactaaatttttttccttaaaaaaactaataagtatcgattttttttataatagaaattcagatatctaataaaattacttaataaatGGTGtacattattaaatatataattatcaatCATACTAGAtgtatacaaaaattaattaataaaattgttgttaatataaaatatatgttaaaatataaattaaataatacatatatttatacaaaaatacataatgatttatttttatggctaaatttAGTAtacaattaataatatttttatataataatatatgtgttttattctattaatttaaactttttaaactcttgaaatacataattttatgacataatatcaaaatttctataacaaaaaaatttaaaatttagttatttttgttaattccaaataaaattttttagcataaaacaaataataaaaaaaaattatcacatCACACTCAAATTAAAAAGTGTTCCTACCTATGAAACCATATGAGACAACATATAACTATTtgtttctctcaatttttttatcgatttaaaattttaaaattaaataattttcgtGACAtacattcaaattaaattaaattcttgtATGCAGTAATTAGTGGGTTTTGGGAGCCCTTTTATTTTCGTTCTTGCAACACATTGACTGTATAATTTGATATGTTTCTCATGATTTGTTTGTTTTCACCTTTGGATGCAGCTGATAATATGCTGGAAACAAAAGCCTCTGGAAATTATGCTATATGGTTTTCATTTTATCTATATCATCTATCTGAATAATTGCAAGTTGGTGCCTATAATGGATACTCCATACTCCATACATATATCCAACCTTCCTGAATGAGTGCCACTTTAGAATTTCCCTTTAATTACTactatcaaattttaattacaagCATTCCGCAcctatatatatacttattacAATGTTTATGTATCTTCAATATAAAAGCTTGTCTTTATTCATCCCTATCTcgtattattttgttatttgtttgtttgccACTAGTATTACTAACATGCTTGTTTATTAATGTGTGAACTTGGAAGAGTAAAAGTTAATTGAAAATGTTGGAGTATCCGTATGTTTATATGGATATATCATCCACAAATTTGTgtccattttcttcttccttgaacTTTCATGCTAAAAAAGAAATGCTTTCTATTAATTGCTAAAAGTTATGTTTAACTAACTTGATTGATCCAATAGTCACTTCactcatttttttaaacaagTGTTAGGATACAAATCTTCTTGTATATATAGGGCaactcaaaaaattttttcttttaaaaaaagaaactcACAAGTAGTTGGGAAGAACATGTCCCTACTTTTGAAGAATTTCAAGTTTAAAGCTTGAAAAAGGGAACAGCAAAGGAGGCGTACATAATATTAATGGCATTTTCTGATTCCACAGCATTTCACGAATATGGATTCTATATCTATCTATATATAGCATCTTGCATTTTGGTACATTCTTTAATTTAATGTCAATGGCTATTTTAATTCTAGAGGTATAGGTAGAACTAAgacgaaaaaaatagaagacacACTGAAATATCATctattttaatgtaattttcagaagaaaagacacaaattaaatatcTCTATCGAAATATCTTTGTTCCAAACGTGTAATTAAAAGCTTTATAGCACAGTTAGCACTGGCTCTAGCTTTTACCTCCACACTAAGTTACTTCAGTAGTTCAGTTGACACTTGAGCTTACACAAACCACTGTTTTTGGAGTTGTTATTATCAACCTGTGGTAGTAGTTTCATCGGTGTTAATTAGTTTTTCCTCTTTTGGTTTCAgaataaattattgaaaactctaaCAATCATTCTTTCAAATGTTACACTGAATTGATTTACTGAAATCCATGaataaagggatagaatactacATAGAATTCTCAATATAATCTTATGTAGTCAGAAATATAATAACGGCTGAAATTATGTAAAAGGAAGAGAAAACATTTAGTGTACGTAATGTTAAGAAGTAGTTTTGCAATAAACAGAACTCCTTTTATATTAGAACAAATACTTATCAAGTATTTTAACGTCACACGTCCTATTGGATTATTGATTATAATGCTATACAAGTGAAACAATTACTCCGATCCATATAGAAAAAGCAAGTAATTTTTACAGCATTGTTAGACAACTAGATTATCAATGTTTTATATATGATCGATTCTTAAACTGATGCAGCTACTGCTTCTTTCTAATAAGGTATATATTGTGTGGTAGTAGTTCTTCATCACCTATATATATCATCTGTTAGCATGAGTCAGAGACTGAAGGCAAAACCTTCTTCCCTCCGATCCCATACGGTTTCATCATAATTGCTTCAATCTCATCAATAATACTGGCCTGGGGAGGTGGATGGTGGAAAATGTTTCACGCTGTAATCCTGCAGCTCCTAATAAACTTATCTGAGAAATCAACATATGTATTCCATAGACCACGAACTTCAGGTGAACCAATTTCAAGCCATGGTTTTGCAGGGCCATTGAAATGAACAACAGCAGCATCTTCCATTCTATGTCTGATATTTCTAATTTGTTCTGATTGATGGCGATAACCTAAATCGGTAACAATCCATGATGAATCCACCGGATGCACTTGACCATCAAAAGCAATCAATGCAGGTGGAAGCACTCCTGGGTTCCACAATGATAGCCCATGCTTCACATTCTGTGTAAACATTGATAAATAATAcacatttaattaataatacagAAGAACCAAACATATATAACTttacattttcttctttttcacatatGGGTAAGGAAAATGCAATAGAGTTTTATAGCTAGGCTTACTAGTTTCAACCATCGATGGTAGGTTTCAGTAATATTTGTTCTCCTCCAAGCTTCAACATCAAAGATATTCATGCCATAGAGCCATGCACACTTGTCAGGGTCAAAGTTGACTGATATGATAGGATGTGAAAAGTTCAAGAAGTCCACGTATTTATTTCCAGGGCAACAGCTTTCCTCATTATAACACCATGACTTGAATACTGAACCACTGACTTTACCATTAAGGTTAATTTCCCACAACGAAGATATGTCATGCTGTACTACAACATCATCATCCAGCAACACCACCTTGTTCAAATCTGGAAACAGCTGTGTTCATACCAACATCAGATTAtggaaaaaagaaaggaaaaaaaaaaaaacagccaTATATATCATCAATGGTATATGTTTGTTTAGAATGTGAAAAAAGATATGGAAACTTTTATGGATAAGctttatattaaatttacaCATCAAACCTCAGACCATTATATGTTTCCGTTGTTAATATATTAATCTTcaatgttataaaaaaaattaacaaattaattaccTCAGGGATGTAGATTCGAAGATGATTCAACAAGGAAAGGCTGCTGGGTCTTAAAGCTTCCAAATATCTCTTATACTCTTGATTATAGTCGAGTAGTTcatcctcttctgcataattcttGTAGTAGTGTTTCCAAATTGATTGAGTAGTTTCCACCATCTCTTTGACACGAGCATTCACTTCTTCAGACCAATCGTACTGGTGTAATCCCTTGACTTCAACAACTGCTGATTTCACAGGGTTTATGGAAAACCAGGCATGCATTGGAGTGTAAGTTTTCTTGTCCGTAACAATATGAAAAACCAATTTTTCAGGGCTGGCTGAACTTTCAATAGTAGAGGTTACAACAACAGATGCAGCAAGGACGTTGTCAGTTAGGAGAACTATGTGGAAGAATGTAGGGTCAGAAAGGCGAGACACATATTCAGGAGGAGGTAAGCGTGTTCTGGCCATGGCATTTACGGCATATTCTTCAGCCAATTTCAGACAAAGGCAATGTAGGCTTTTTGGTACACCAtgtgaagctaaatgccaataAACTGATTCTTGCTTTCTTGCTGATTGCACCTTGCGCTCCATCTGTAACAGCTGCACATATACGGACATATGAGATTGCACATATTTATTTACCTAGAGAACTACTCAAACACACTACAAATTTTTCTCAATTTATGCTCAAACAAAATCGATATTTGTTTAAtcttttttatgaattaatagGGTCAACTGTACTGATGAATTGCATGTATACGCTATGCTTGGTTAAATATTGTTGGACCGTGGGACTACTGCCTAATAAATCTACCCTTTGTTATGGTATGCagtatatatattcaaattccTATATTTACAACATTCTTTATAGTTCCAAGGTTCAATGATGCAAGCATACAAATAATCTCATTGGTGTCAGGATTGATTGTTACTAAACGCCAAAAGATAACAAAAAAAGAATCACGAGGAAAACGATTTAACAAGACGCCATTATCGTTATCACCAAGGTCCAAGGGTAATAACTATAGCTAAAGAATAAATCAGTAAAATTTTCTGTACCATGGCTTTGGTCTTGATAGCAAACGCCTTAAAGTCTTGCTCAGACGCCATCATTTTCACAAGCTCGTTGAATGACACCACTTCTCCTTCATTAACGTTGTCATCAGTTACCTCTATTAACGCTCTGGTCAGCTCATCTCTGAGTTTCTTTATGCATATATACATGCAATAAAcgacaagaaaaagaatgaatgtTACAGAAACATTgaataataaactaataaatggTGGTAAGATAAGCTAAAGTCTATGCGACTATGCCAGCAGTTCTCATAAAACTAAACATACATTTGAGGTTGTTAAAGCGAGAAAATGGTTACTATAAGCATAAAATTAACCCGGTTTTTATGAAATGTAATTTACGAATGATAATACAagtcctttaaaaaaaaaagaaaaaaattacattcTTATAATTAAGCCGATAGAAAAAATAACAGATGACTAAGATGAGTATGTATAGCCTTGCATGGTACACATACATTCTATTTTATATTGCATAGACATTTGGAAGAAGTTGTCTTAAATATTGCTCttcataacttttttttattttcatgaatacataataaaataactTCAACAAAAAACTAATCAtgttatgaaaagtaaattgtTAGTtagaaaacttaaaattaaacctAGACATATAATAGAAGCCTAGAAGGTCTTATTACGTAccatatattatttattgagattattttattatggaAACAAATATGAACAAAAGAAATTGACGCATAATCTTAAGGCAATATAAATCCCGTCTCTCTATTACCAACCACCaccaaataataattaaaaaacacGCATCATCTGTTTAGATCAAATTATGGTGTAATTGTATCATTATTACAgataaagttttaatttaatttctttctaaAATGTAACTATGCTTCGCAAAAAAATAAACTCccgttattttttttctttttaagaaaaaatttgaaCTCATTATGTAATCTACTATTACTCtctccaagaaaaaaaaaagaaaataaaaacgtgAATACAAAATGCAAATAGCAAAGTTAATTGTAGCAAACATGGAACAGGTTCCATAGTTGGCGATGAGGAACATTACTTACCAGGGATGGGTCACCCCCGCTGAAGAACCTCCATCCCACGCAACCTACATTAATCATTTTAACCAATATATAGTACTGTCACTCTGTCACTaaattttcaacaaataaaattactcctatatattaattaatttcaatataaaaa comes from the Arachis duranensis cultivar V14167 chromosome 7, aradu.V14167.gnm2.J7QH, whole genome shotgun sequence genome and includes:
- the LOC107496508 gene encoding agamous-like MADS-box protein MADS1 isoform X2, which encodes MELPNQAPEEGSSQHHQKKMGRGKIEIKRIENTTNRQVTFCKRRNGLLKKAYELSVLCDAEVALVVFSSRGRLYEYANNSVRGTIERYKKASAASSNTESVSEANTQQESSKLRRQIRDIQNLNRHILGEALSSLSLKELKNLESRLEKGLSRVRSRKHETLFADVEFMQKREIELQNHNNYLRAKIAEHERAQQQQQQEQEQQNLMHGNMCEDQSTIASQTYDRNFFPVNLLDSNNHQYSRQDHTALQLV
- the LOC107496508 gene encoding agamous-like MADS-box protein MADS1 isoform X4, whose product is MELPNQAPEEGSSQHHQKKMGRGKIEIKRIENTTNRQVTFCKRRNGLLKKAYELSVLCDAEVALVVFSSRGRLYDVRGTIERYKKASAASSNTESVSEANTQQESSKLRRQIRDIQNLNRHILGEALSSLSLKELKNLESRLEKGLSRVRSRKHETLFADVEFMQKREIELQNHNNYLRAKIAEHERAQQQQQQEQEQQNLMHGNMCEDQSTIASQTYDRNFFPVNLLDSNNHQYSRQDHTALQLV
- the LOC107496508 gene encoding agamous-like MADS-box protein MADS1 isoform X3, producing MELPNQAPEEGSSQHHQKKMGRGKIEIKRIENTTNRQVTFCKRRNGLLKKAYELSVLCDAEVALVVFSSRGRLYDVRGTIERYKKASAASSNTESVSEANTQFYQQESSKLRRQIRDIQNLNRHILGEALSSLSLKELKNLESRLEKGLSRVRSRKHETLFADVEFMQKREIELQNHNNYLRAKIAEHERAQQQQQQEQEQQNLMHGNMCEDQSTIASQTYDRNFFPVNLLDSNNHQYSRQDHTALQLV
- the LOC107496508 gene encoding agamous-like MADS-box protein MADS1 isoform X1 — encoded protein: MELPNQAPEEGSSQHHQKKMGRGKIEIKRIENTTNRQVTFCKRRNGLLKKAYELSVLCDAEVALVVFSSRGRLYEYANNSVRGTIERYKKASAASSNTESVSEANTQFYQQESSKLRRQIRDIQNLNRHILGEALSSLSLKELKNLESRLEKGLSRVRSRKHETLFADVEFMQKREIELQNHNNYLRAKIAEHERAQQQQQQEQEQQNLMHGNMCEDQSTIASQTYDRNFFPVNLLDSNNHQYSRQDHTALQLV
- the LOC107496507 gene encoding probable galacturonosyltransferase 15, giving the protein MKFYVSTAGIKRVTLSSKAAAAANAAAGGKGSSKSTAADAAVSRRSFSSRTVLPAVVLFGIVSLFVFVRIAVLVLESSAVCSSLGCVGWRFFSGGDPSLKLRDELTRALIEVTDDNVNEGEVVSFNELVKMMASEQDFKAFAIKTKAMLLQMERKVQSARKQESVYWHLASHGVPKSLHCLCLKLAEEYAVNAMARTRLPPPEYVSRLSDPTFFHIVLLTDNVLAASVVVTSTIESSASPEKLVFHIVTDKKTYTPMHAWFSINPVKSAVVEVKGLHQYDWSEEVNARVKEMVETTQSIWKHYYKNYAEEDELLDYNQEYKRYLEALRPSSLSLLNHLRIYIPELFPDLNKVVLLDDDVVVQHDISSLWEINLNGKVSGSVFKSWCYNEESCCPGNKYVDFLNFSHPIISVNFDPDKCAWLYGMNIFDVEAWRRTNITETYHRWLKLNVKHGLSLWNPGVLPPALIAFDGQVHPVDSSWIVTDLGYRHQSEQIRNIRHRMEDAAVVHFNGPAKPWLEIGSPEVRGLWNTYVDFSDKFIRSCRITA